The proteins below come from a single Cottoperca gobio chromosome 11, fCotGob3.1, whole genome shotgun sequence genomic window:
- the fam8a1a gene encoding protein FAM8A1 encodes MFATTTTSNNRRDGTESDAKQVQTTATTEYCAKLQQWMWQYYWGYANWQSWVALSAFPPPCCFPPPGTSAQSPGTHASTSGGGQQGFDTLNRYSYPYPLSFPASYPHSGGAHTDQTSATDARPAQQQNGNPPQAGREYIIPSPLQRFLAETVDFFILFCVKATIVLWIMHLSGMKDIAKFITHFIVEEIDENTSMEDLQKMMAVALVYRVLVCIYETICIWGAGGATPGKFLFGLRVVTCDTSTLVRPNRVLVVPAANVSLSASAVRALNKNFSIAFLFPVFITLLFFQHNRTVYDIVAGTIVVQRRGGR; translated from the exons ATGTTTGCGACTACTACGACTAGTAACAACCGCCGTGACGGCACTGAAAGTGATGCAAAGCAGGTTCAGACCACCGCAACAACGGAATACTGCGCAAAGTTGCAGCAGTGGATGTGGCAGTATTACTGGGGGTATGCTAACTGGCAGAGCTGGGTGGCTCTCTCAGCCTTCCCTCCTCCGTGCTGTTTCCCTCCGCCGGGGACAAGCGCTCAGTCACCGGGTACACATGCATCGACCTCCGGCGGTGGGCAGCAGGGTTTTGACACGCTAAACCGGTACAGTTACCCCTATCCACTCAGTTTCCCTGCATCCTACCCTCATTCGGGTGGTGCCCACACGGATCAGACCTCAGCGACTGATGCCCGGCCAGCCCAGCAGCAGAATGGGAATCCACCTCAGGCGG GACGGGAGTACATcatcccttctcctctccagaGGTTCCTCGCTGAGACAGTGGACTTCTTCATCCTGTTTTGTGTGAAGGCCACCATCGTGCTGTGGATCATGCATCTGAGTGGTATGAA GGACATTGCCAAATTCATTACGCACTTCATTGTGGAGGAGATAGATGAGAACACGTCCATGGAGGACCTGCAGAAGATGATGGCCGTAGCGCTGGTCTACAGGGTGCTAGTGTGCATCTATGAA ACCATCTGTATTTGGGGTGCTGGTGGTGCCACACCAGGGAAATTCCTGTTCGGCCTCCGGGTGGTGACGTGTGACACATCTACTTTGGTCCGACCCAACCGAGTCCTTGTCGTCCCAGCAGCTAATGTTTCCCTCTCTGC ctCTGCAGTGCGGGCACTTAATAAGAACTTCTCCATTGccttcctctttcctgtcttcatcactctcctcttcttccagcACAACAGGACTGTGTATGACATTGTGGCAGGGACCATTGTGGTCCAGCGCAGAGGGGGCAGATAG